The following are from one region of the Streptococcus sp. 1643 genome:
- the thiD gene encoding bifunctional hydroxymethylpyrimidine kinase/phosphomethylpyrimidine kinase yields MTYLPVALTIAGTDPSGGAGIMADLKSFQARDVYGMAVVTSLVAQNTRGVQLIEHVSNQMLEAQLESVFSDIKPQAVKTGMLATTEIMEIIQPYLKKLDCPYVLDPVMVATSGDTLIDSSARDYLKTNLLPLATIITPNLPEAEEIVGFSIHDPEDMQRAGRLIIKEFGPQSVVIKGGHLEGGAKDFLFTKDEQFVWESPRIQTCHTHGTGCTFAAVITAELAKGRSLYQAVDKAKAFITKAIQDAPQLGHGSGPVNHTTFKD; encoded by the coding sequence TATGGCTGATTTAAAGTCATTCCAAGCTAGAGATGTCTATGGAATGGCCGTTGTGACCAGTCTTGTCGCTCAAAATACCAGAGGCGTTCAATTAATCGAGCACGTCTCCAACCAAATGCTGGAAGCTCAATTGGAGAGCGTCTTTTCGGATATCAAGCCTCAGGCTGTAAAAACAGGGATGTTGGCAACTACTGAGATTATGGAGATCATCCAACCCTACCTTAAAAAGCTAGACTGTCCCTATGTGCTTGATCCTGTTATGGTCGCTACGAGTGGGGACACCCTGATTGATTCTAGTGCCAGAGACTACCTAAAGACAAATCTGCTTCCCCTTGCAACCATTATCACTCCGAATCTTCCTGAGGCAGAAGAGATTGTTGGTTTTTCGATTCATGATCCAGAAGACATGCAGCGTGCTGGTCGCCTAATTATAAAAGAATTTGGTCCCCAGTCCGTTGTTATCAAAGGTGGCCATCTGGAAGGTGGTGCCAAGGATTTCCTTTTTACCAAGGATGAACAATTTGTCTGGGAAAGTCCAAGAATTCAAACTTGTCACACCCATGGTACTGGATGTACCTTTGCTGCTGTGATTACGGCTGAACTAGCCAAGGGCAGAAGTCTTTACCAGGCAGTTGATAAGGCCAAGGCCTTTATCACAAAAGCCATCCAAGACGCTCCTCAACTCGGACATGGTTCTGGCCCAGTCAACCATACAACTTTTAAAGATTAA
- the thiE gene encoding thiamine phosphate synthase has product MNREALKLYLVTNRYQDSLENFLEKVETACRSGVTIIQLREKNLTTNQYYQLAKQVKEITDAYQVPLIIDDRLDVCLAVDAAGLHIGDDELPVSVARKVLGPEKILGVTAKTVNRALEAETLGADYLGTGAIFPTTTKENAPITLISTLKTICQTVAIPVVAIGGLTSENIDQLIGTGIAGVAVVRDLMQAEDIEAKTQAFLTKLDDMIS; this is encoded by the coding sequence ATGAATAGAGAAGCACTTAAACTGTATCTAGTAACCAATCGCTACCAAGATTCCTTGGAAAACTTTCTTGAAAAAGTCGAAACGGCCTGCCGTTCAGGTGTTACCATCATCCAACTACGAGAAAAAAACCTCACTACCAATCAATACTATCAACTGGCAAAACAAGTCAAGGAAATAACAGATGCCTACCAGGTGCCCTTGATCATTGATGATCGGTTGGATGTCTGTCTTGCAGTCGATGCAGCAGGTCTGCATATCGGCGACGATGAACTACCAGTTTCGGTTGCCCGCAAAGTCTTGGGTCCCGAAAAAATCCTCGGTGTCACTGCTAAAACAGTTAATAGAGCTCTCGAAGCAGAAACATTGGGTGCGGATTACTTGGGAACAGGAGCCATTTTCCCGACTACGACCAAAGAAAATGCACCCATTACCCTGATTTCAACCTTGAAAACAATTTGCCAAACGGTCGCCATTCCAGTAGTTGCTATCGGAGGCTTGACGTCAGAGAATATTGACCAACTTATCGGCACGGGTATAGCTGGAGTAGCTGTCGTACGTGATCTGATGCAGGCAGAAGATATTGAGGCAAAAACGCAAGCCTTTTTAACAAAGCTGGATGACATGATTTCCTAA
- a CDS encoding hydroxyethylthiazole kinase — MQEFTNPFPLTSSSLIHCITNEISCEMLANGILALGSKPVMADDSREVLDFTKQSQALFINLGHLSAEKEKAIRMAATYAAQACLPMVVDAVGVAASPIRKDLVTDLLEYKPTVLKGNMSEIRSLVGLKHHGVGVDASAKDQETEDLLQVLKDWCQTYSGMSFLVTGPEDLIVSENQVAVLRNGCDELDWITGTGDLVGALTAVFLSQGKTAFEASCLAVSYLNISAERILVQGMGLEDFRYQVLNQLSLLKRDENWLEAIKGDFYE, encoded by the coding sequence ATGCAGGAATTTACAAATCCCTTTCCTCTAACCTCCAGCTCCTTAATTCACTGCATCACCAATGAGATTTCCTGTGAGATGCTGGCCAATGGGATTTTGGCTCTGGGATCTAAACCGGTCATGGCAGATGATTCCCGTGAGGTCCTTGATTTTACCAAACAAAGCCAAGCTCTCTTCATCAATTTGGGGCATTTGTCAGCTGAGAAGGAGAAAGCAATCCGCATGGCAGCTACTTATGCAGCTCAAGCTTGTCTCCCAATGGTAGTAGATGCAGTTGGCGTTGCGGCTTCCCCCATTCGTAAGGATCTAGTCACAGATCTTTTAGAATACAAGCCCACGGTCCTTAAAGGAAATATGTCTGAAATCCGAAGTCTTGTTGGCTTAAAACACCATGGAGTTGGAGTTGATGCGAGTGCTAAAGATCAAGAAACGGAGGATTTGCTTCAAGTTTTGAAAGACTGGTGTCAGACCTATTCTGGTATGTCATTCTTAGTCACTGGCCCCGAGGACCTCATCGTTTCGGAGAATCAGGTTGCTGTATTGAGGAATGGCTGTGACGAATTAGACTGGATAACAGGGACAGGAGACTTGGTTGGAGCCTTGACAGCCGTTTTTCTTAGCCAAGGAAAGACTGCCTTTGAAGCTTCTTGTCTAGCGGTCTCTTATCTCAATATCTCTGCTGAGAGAATTCTTGTCCAAGGAATGGGATTGGAAGATTTTCGTTACCAAGTTCTCAATCAACTCTCTCTCCTAAAAAGAGACGAAAATTGGCTAGAAGCCATCAAAGGAGACTTTTATGAATAG
- the thiW gene encoding energy coupling factor transporter S component ThiW: MRNHQLQVHKLTILSMMIALDVVLTPIFRIEGMAPMSSVVNILAGILMGPVYALVMATVTAFIRMSTQGIPPLALTGATFGALLAGLFYKYGRKFHFSALGEILGTGIIGSIVSYPVMVLFTGSAAKLSWFIYTPRFFGATLIGTAIAFLAFRFLIKQEFFKKVQGYFFGERID, encoded by the coding sequence ATGAGAAACCACCAACTACAAGTTCACAAATTAACCATTTTATCCATGATGATTGCTCTTGACGTAGTTCTTACACCCATCTTTCGAATTGAAGGAATGGCACCAATGTCCAGTGTAGTCAACATTCTTGCGGGAATCTTGATGGGGCCTGTTTATGCCTTGGTCATGGCAACAGTTACAGCCTTTATCCGTATGTCTACTCAAGGCATTCCGCCCTTGGCCCTCACTGGAGCTACCTTTGGAGCCCTCCTTGCAGGTCTCTTTTATAAGTACGGTCGAAAATTTCACTTCTCTGCCCTAGGAGAAATCTTGGGAACAGGGATTATCGGTTCTATTGTTTCCTATCCTGTCATGGTTCTCTTTACGGGATCTGCTGCCAAGCTCAGCTGGTTTATCTACACTCCTCGATTTTTCGGAGCAACCTTGATCGGTACAGCCATAGCTTTTCTTGCCTTTCGATTTTTAATCAAGCAGGAATTCTTTAAAAAAGTACAAGGATATTTCTTTGGTGAAAGGATAGACTGA
- the tenA gene encoding thiaminase II → MEFTDIAMELSKEAWQASFHHPFVLQLQEGNLEPSIFRYYLIQDAYYLKSFSEAYHLLADKTSNQEMKRLLKQNAQSLVEGELFIRQQFFMELGISDQEMEQHPIAPTCYHYISHIYRQFAEPNLGIAFASLLPCPWLYHDLGKALNRKPSPNPLYQQWIETYITDELEQQIKEEEALVNQLYRESNETDKQKMLEAFHRSVHMEAKFWEMAYQHQTWTSDLQSLETEKK, encoded by the coding sequence ATGGAATTTACAGATATTGCGATGGAATTATCCAAGGAAGCTTGGCAGGCTTCCTTTCATCACCCCTTTGTTTTACAGTTACAAGAGGGGAATTTAGAACCTTCTATTTTCCGCTATTACCTGATTCAGGATGCCTACTACCTGAAGTCTTTTTCAGAAGCCTATCACCTCTTGGCTGATAAGACTTCAAACCAAGAGATGAAAAGACTCTTGAAACAAAATGCCCAGAGTCTAGTGGAGGGTGAGTTGTTTATCCGCCAACAATTTTTCATGGAATTAGGAATCAGCGACCAGGAAATGGAGCAACATCCAATCGCTCCAACCTGTTATCATTACATTTCTCATATTTATCGACAATTTGCAGAGCCAAACTTGGGCATTGCTTTTGCTAGTTTGCTCCCATGTCCTTGGTTATACCATGATTTGGGCAAGGCACTTAATCGCAAACCATCCCCGAATCCTCTTTATCAACAGTGGATTGAGACCTATATCACCGATGAGTTAGAACAGCAGATTAAAGAGGAAGAAGCCCTGGTCAATCAGCTCTATCGAGAAAGCAACGAGACGGACAAACAAAAAATGCTAGAGGCCTTCCATCGAAGTGTCCATATGGAAGCCAAGTTTTGGGAGATGGCTTACCAACATCAAACCTGGACAAGTGATTTGCAGTCCTTAGAAACAGAGAAGAAATAG
- a CDS encoding energy-coupling factor transporter transmembrane component T, translating to MIKVATQTPIISLFLLILSLETSFIPSIALNLSVATFCILFMLYYRRFKMLAWMLLLAILPSLANYWAVQLHGDASQAVMLGTRAFVTVCIGLVFVSSISLKELLLYLAQKGLSRSWAYALIVVFNAFPLIQQEIKSLKEACLLRGQKLHVWSPLIYSKVLMTVFRWRHLYLRALSAHGYDEHAQLENSYRTFYISQRTKLIYLLFFLLLQTSLFL from the coding sequence ATGATCAAAGTAGCAACCCAGACACCGATTATCAGTCTCTTCTTGCTAATTTTATCCTTGGAAACATCCTTCATTCCTTCGATTGCTCTTAATCTTTCGGTAGCTACATTTTGCATACTCTTTATGCTCTATTATCGTCGATTTAAAATGTTGGCTTGGATGCTCTTGCTCGCCATTTTACCATCTTTGGCCAACTACTGGGCAGTTCAGTTACACGGAGATGCTTCGCAGGCAGTGATGCTTGGAACGAGGGCATTTGTGACCGTTTGTATTGGTCTTGTCTTTGTTTCCTCTATTTCCCTAAAAGAGCTTCTCTTGTACTTGGCTCAAAAGGGGTTATCACGGTCTTGGGCCTATGCCTTAATTGTGGTATTCAATGCCTTTCCCCTCATTCAACAAGAAATCAAGTCCCTCAAGGAAGCTTGCTTATTGCGTGGTCAAAAATTGCATGTTTGGTCTCCCCTGATTTACAGTAAGGTTCTGATGACAGTCTTTAGGTGGCGCCATCTTTACCTGAGAGCTCTATCTGCGCATGGATATGACGAGCATGCACAGTTGGAGAATAGTTATCGGACTTTTTATATTTCTCAGAGGACAAAATTGATCTACCTACTTTTCTTTTTATTGCTTCAAACCAGCCTATTTCTATAA
- a CDS encoding ATP-binding cassette domain-containing protein translates to MGLELRAIQSPIFSEPIDFTFHAQAFTLLVGSSGSGKSSLFQMIAQVSSLPYSGQVLIDGSEVSQLSIVERVQTVDILFQNPNHQFTMENLFEELIFTLENIGHPVQEIDSKIAEVVQQFRCKAILHRPIHHLSGGEKQKAALAVLFAMNPRVYLLDEPFASIDRKSRIEILEILKELALDGKTVILCDHDLSDYEAYIDHMVELRDGQLREVFQIPTSEMTQVSSKEVASSPELFHLDCVTCELGNRPLFSIADFTFYQGISCILGDNGVGKSTLFRSILQFQKYKGLITWKGKVLKKKKSLYRDLTGVVQEAEKQFIRVSLREELQLDGHDSERNQRIVQALRYFDLEQALDKSPYQLSGGQQKILQLLTILTSKASVILLDEPFAGLDDRACHYFCQWILEESNQGRSFLIISHRLDPLISVVDYWIEMTSQGLSHLKDVTISKPLPSLNNDTLGEVR, encoded by the coding sequence ATGGGGCTGGAACTACGAGCGATTCAGTCCCCAATCTTTTCGGAACCGATTGATTTTACTTTTCATGCGCAAGCCTTCACCTTGTTAGTTGGGAGCAGTGGTTCAGGAAAATCCAGCCTCTTTCAAATGATTGCCCAAGTCAGTTCTCTTCCCTATAGTGGTCAAGTCCTGATAGATGGGAGCGAGGTCAGTCAGCTTTCTATCGTCGAACGTGTCCAGACAGTTGACATTCTCTTTCAAAATCCCAATCATCAATTTACCATGGAGAACTTGTTTGAGGAGCTGATTTTTACCTTGGAGAATATCGGCCATCCCGTTCAAGAAATTGATTCTAAAATAGCAGAGGTGGTCCAGCAATTTCGCTGTAAGGCAATTTTGCACCGTCCCATTCATCACTTATCAGGTGGGGAAAAGCAAAAGGCTGCGCTAGCTGTTCTCTTTGCTATGAATCCTAGGGTCTATCTCTTGGATGAGCCCTTTGCTTCCATTGACCGCAAGAGCAGAATCGAGATATTGGAGATTCTAAAAGAGTTGGCTCTTGATGGGAAGACAGTCATCCTGTGTGACCATGATTTATCAGACTATGAAGCCTATATCGATCATATGGTGGAGCTGAGAGACGGCCAGTTAAGGGAGGTGTTTCAAATCCCTACCTCTGAGATGACACAGGTTTCTTCAAAGGAAGTTGCTTCTAGTCCAGAACTATTCCATTTGGACTGTGTGACTTGTGAGCTGGGTAATCGTCCCCTCTTTTCAATTGCGGATTTTACATTCTACCAAGGAATCTCCTGTATCTTGGGTGATAATGGTGTTGGGAAATCAACCCTCTTTCGCTCTATTCTTCAATTTCAAAAGTATAAAGGGCTCATTACTTGGAAGGGGAAAGTCCTAAAAAAGAAAAAGAGTCTGTATCGTGATCTGACGGGTGTTGTTCAGGAAGCTGAGAAGCAATTTATCCGAGTCAGTCTGCGAGAAGAGCTTCAATTAGATGGACATGATTCTGAAAGAAATCAGCGGATTGTCCAAGCTTTACGATATTTTGATCTGGAGCAGGCGCTTGATAAGAGTCCCTATCAATTAAGTGGTGGCCAGCAAAAGATTCTTCAGCTCTTGACCATCTTGACTAGTAAGGCCTCTGTGATCTTGTTAGATGAACCTTTTGCAGGTTTGGATGATAGAGCTTGCCATTATTTTTGTCAGTGGATATTGGAGGAGAGCAATCAGGGAAGAAGTTTTTTGATCATTAGCCATCGTTTAGATCCCTTGATCTCTGTGGTTGATTATTGGATTGAGATGACTAGTCAGGGGCTCAGTCATCTCAAAGACGTGACCATCAGCAAACCTCTCCCATCTCTGAACAATGATACTCTAGGGGAGGTGAGGTAG